The sequence GTCGCAAAACGCTTTGGCCTGATCGCGCTTGCCGGCCTCGGCAGGCAAGAACACCATGCCCAAACCCCGAGTGGCGCCGGATGTGCCGGCGGCTTCAGGCCAGACCGCCTCGAGATAGGACCAAGGAATGCCGCAGAGAACGCCTGCACCATCGCCAGAGTCGCCGTCGCCGCCGCAGCCGCCGCGGTGCTCCATGCAGTCCAGGCCACGCAGGGCCTGCTTCAGCACCCAGTGGCTGGTCTCACCCTTGAGGTTCGCCAGGAAGCCAACGCCGCAAGCGTCCTTCTCGCCAGCCACCTCGAGCGGAGCGGGGCTGTCGCAATGGGGCCAAACAGGACGAGAAGACAGCGGCATAGCCCAGCGACAACAGGTCTATCGGTAGTAACGAAGCAGCCGGGTCGACGGCCTGTTCTGAAGGCCTTCAGTCCCGCCGAACCGAACGGAAGGCGACGAATCGCCCTAAACCGCGGTCCCGCTGCGAACTTCTGAATCTAAAAGCTGGACCACCTTCAGCGAAAGTCAGTCCTGGCGGAGCGCCGCAACCTCGCTAGCGTTTCTGGACCCAGTGGGCTGCTTCATGGCATTGATGCCCGTTCTGGCAGCCCTGCATCCGGGAATTCCGCTGCTCCCGCCGCCGCCTCTGCCCGCCGAGGAGAGGCCGATTCGGCAAGCGGAAGGGTCCCTGGTTCGATCCAATGGCCTGACCCAACCAGCCCGCTGGCGCATCGAGCGTGGCGAACTGTGGCTCACCCTCGAATTTCTCGAGAACCAACTCGGAGTCCATCGCTCCAGCGGCGAGAGAGGCAGCCTGCAGCTGGAGTGGTTTGGTACCGAGATCAGCCTCTCCTCGAGACGGCAGAAGTCCCTCGGGGATGAAGTCGCCGTTCCCGTCAGTGATCTGATGCGCCGGGTTGGCGTCCGCTTTGCGCCGTTTGGGAAAAAAGAACTGAGCTTGGAGCTGCCCGCCCGTCCGCTTCAGGCGGTGCGCGCCCGGGACAACGGGATCAGCGGCAAGCGGGTGGTGCTGGACCTCAGCGCCCCGGCCCTAGTACGCAGCGACGATGGCCAACTGGCCATAAGTGCCGACAGCAACCGAGAGCAGCTGCAGCAACTCGCACGGCTGGGGCTGAACCCCCGCCAAGAGCGGGGCTGGCTGCTGCTGAAAGCAGATGGAGAGCGTCTGACCCTGGGGCGCCCTTGGCGCCTGGTCCTCGACCTACCCGGTGACACCGCCCTCAGCACCCTCAATCGGCCCAGCGCCAATGCAAAGAACACCGCCCTGGCAACGCTGCAACGCCAAGGCCTGGTGCTCAATCGAACGGTCGGCCGCATCGGCAACCGCCAAGTTCTGATCAACAGCGTCCAGCTCGACCCCCGCCGGGTGCCTGTCGATATCCGCCCCCTGAACCGCCCTAACGGGATGAAGGGACTGAGCAGCCTGAGTCAGCTGGCCCGCAATGAATCAGCCCTGATTGCGATCAATGGAGGGTTCTTCAATCGGGTCAACCGGCTTCCCTTGGGGGCACTGAAAGACAACGGGCAATGGCTCTCAGGACCAATCCTGAACCGGGGGGCCGTGGGCTGGGGTGATGGTGAACTCCCTGAGTTCGATCGTCTGCGGCTCCAGGAGAGCGTGCTGGATCAACGCCAACAACGTCTGTCA is a genomic window of Synechococcus sp. A10-1-5-1 containing:
- a CDS encoding phosphodiester glycosidase family protein, with the protein product MPVLAALHPGIPLLPPPPLPAEERPIRQAEGSLVRSNGLTQPARWRIERGELWLTLEFLENQLGVHRSSGERGSLQLEWFGTEISLSSRRQKSLGDEVAVPVSDLMRRVGVRFAPFGKKELSLELPARPLQAVRARDNGISGKRVVLDLSAPALVRSDDGQLAISADSNREQLQQLARLGLNPRQERGWLLLKADGERLTLGRPWRLVLDLPGDTALSTLNRPSANAKNTALATLQRQGLVLNRTVGRIGNRQVLINSVQLDPRRVPVDIRPLNRPNGMKGLSSLSQLARNESALIAINGGFFNRVNRLPLGALKDNGQWLSGPILNRGAVGWGDGELPEFDRLRLQESVLDQRQQRLSLVSLNSGYVRKGVARYTEDWGPRYQPLTGQELGFVLRDGVVQQRIEAIPQPGVPLRTGDVLLVARGGVKVDWQPGERLVLSSRSTSIVGDKPFVVGGGPLLLRSGLVALNGQAEGFSPGFIRQGAPRTVIASDGRQLWLITLQGVNNAGPTLMETALLLKQQGLKEALNLDGGSSTGLVLADVQTVKGRGIAGSVHNGIGLIPRIPLPMPNRPPARLASSPP